Proteins encoded together in one candidate division KSB1 bacterium window:
- a CDS encoding aminotransferase class I/II-fold pyridoxal phosphate-dependent enzyme: MSDYAIRLSKLPPYLFAELERKIAEKTRQGRDVINLGIGDPDLPPPDMFTKSLQRHAADPDAHLYSSSRGDPHVRGAVSRYFKGRFGVELDPESQICVVLGGKEGLASLGRAYVNPGDIVAVPSPAYPVYAQGITTLCDGQVRVISLRPDHGFLPDLSEAEGARMLFLNYPNNPTGAIASDLFWEQLADFCDSHPETVVCHDHAYSEMTFGDYVAPSLLEQTPNCVELHSLSKVFNATGFRIGFAVGRADIIQGLVRVKSQIDSGAPLLIQRAMADGLSEYRGPTPPPEVRKIRNVYGERRAYAEQALSELGLDVTRSPATFYVWARVGEDELPFVERALERDVVVSPGRGFGPEGIGYVRLALTQPLARIQEALGRLRR, translated from the coding sequence ATGTCCGACTACGCCATTCGACTGAGTAAGCTGCCGCCGTATCTGTTCGCGGAGCTGGAGCGCAAGATCGCGGAGAAGACGCGGCAGGGCCGTGATGTGATCAATCTTGGCATCGGCGACCCGGATTTACCGCCGCCGGACATGTTCACGAAGTCGTTGCAGCGGCACGCGGCCGATCCCGACGCGCACTTATATTCGAGTTCGCGCGGCGATCCACACGTGCGTGGGGCCGTATCCCGGTATTTCAAGGGGCGGTTCGGTGTTGAACTCGATCCGGAGTCGCAGATTTGCGTGGTGTTGGGCGGGAAAGAGGGGCTGGCCTCGCTGGGGCGCGCGTATGTGAATCCGGGCGATATCGTGGCCGTGCCGTCGCCGGCCTATCCGGTGTACGCGCAGGGGATCACGACGCTGTGCGACGGACAGGTGCGTGTGATTTCGCTTCGTCCCGATCATGGTTTTCTGCCTGACTTGAGCGAAGCGGAAGGCGCGCGGATGCTGTTTTTGAACTATCCGAATAATCCGACGGGCGCGATTGCGTCGGATCTATTCTGGGAGCAGCTCGCGGATTTCTGTGATTCGCATCCGGAGACGGTGGTTTGCCACGATCATGCCTACAGCGAGATGACGTTTGGCGACTATGTCGCGCCGTCGCTGTTGGAGCAGACGCCGAATTGCGTGGAGTTGCACTCGCTGTCGAAGGTGTTTAACGCGACCGGATTTCGCATTGGCTTCGCGGTCGGACGGGCGGATATTATCCAGGGGCTGGTACGCGTGAAATCGCAGATTGACTCGGGCGCGCCGCTGCTGATCCAACGGGCGATGGCGGATGGGCTAAGTGAGTATCGCGGGCCGACGCCGCCGCCGGAGGTGCGGAAAATTCGCAATGTCTATGGCGAGCGCCGCGCCTATGCCGAGCAGGCCTTGAGCGAGTTGGGGCTGGACGTGACGCGGAGTCCGGCGACATTTTATGTCTGGGCGCGCGTGGGCGAGGACGAACTGCCGTTTGTGGAGCGCGCGCTGGAGCGTGACGTGGTCGTGAGTCCGGGGCGGGGCTTCGGCCCGGAAGGAATCGGCTACGTGCGGCTGGCACTGACGCAGCCGCTGGCGCGGATTCAGGAAGCGCTGGGGAGGTTGCGGAGGTGA
- a CDS encoding glycerophosphodiester phosphodiesterase has product MKETRPTPPVNGGESEKKSPVNGGKSDARKKLFSEKPAGRPLIFGHRGSPQCAAENTPASFAAAFEQGADGVELDVRLTRDDVPVIYHDAALKCGDLLRELSMKELRSSRCAECVWTLAAVLEQLAGRGYLDIELKEAESPEFVVPLARAALPADTYVYSSFQPGAVARCRELAPEVPAILIVESLRDPGAAFAIAERIDASGIAPWHEFITPLVAEYFHERALPLFTFTVNDPAAARRLAEWGLVGIISDVPGEVRQAFG; this is encoded by the coding sequence GTGAAAGAGACCCGCCCCACTCCCCCCGTGAACGGGGGGGAGTCTGAAAAGAAGTCCCCCGTGAACGGGGGGAAGTCTGATGCGCGGAAGAAGTTATTCAGCGAGAAACCGGCGGGACGGCCGTTGATCTTCGGTCATCGCGGTTCGCCGCAGTGCGCGGCGGAGAACACCCCGGCGTCGTTTGCGGCAGCGTTCGAGCAGGGCGCGGATGGCGTGGAGCTGGACGTGCGGTTGACGCGCGACGATGTGCCGGTGATCTATCACGATGCGGCGCTGAAATGCGGCGACCTGCTGCGCGAGTTGAGCATGAAGGAGTTGCGGAGTTCGCGGTGCGCGGAATGCGTGTGGACGCTGGCCGCGGTGCTGGAACAGCTCGCGGGCCGTGGCTATCTCGACATTGAGCTGAAGGAAGCGGAATCGCCGGAGTTCGTGGTGCCGCTGGCGCGGGCCGCGCTGCCGGCGGACACGTATGTCTATTCGAGCTTTCAGCCCGGCGCGGTGGCACGCTGCCGCGAGCTGGCTCCGGAAGTCCCGGCGATTCTGATCGTGGAGTCGTTGCGTGATCCCGGCGCGGCGTTCGCCATCGCGGAACGCATCGATGCGTCAGGCATTGCACCGTGGCACGAGTTCATCACGCCGCTGGTCGCGGAGTATTTTCACGAGCGGGCGCTGCCGCTGTTCACGTTTACGGTGAACGATCCGGCGGCGGCGCGGCGCCTGGCGGAGTGGGGGCTGGTGGGAATTATCAGCGACGTACCGGGGGAGGTGCGGCAGGCGTTCGGGTAA